One Faecalicatena sp. Marseille-Q4148 DNA window includes the following coding sequences:
- the glgB gene encoding 1,4-alpha-glucan branching protein GlgB — translation MAKQIKKKAFEIGELDQYLFGQGTHYEIYKKMGAHKVKSGRKTGVYFAVWAPHAKRVSVVGDFNDWDTTADIMTREEPLGIYTLFIPGVEEGMLYKYCIETQNGDLLFKADPFANYAEMRPGTASRVTDISNLKWTDNTWMENRKTWNQDETPVSIYEVHIGSWRRRPGAEDEGFYNYRQFAREITEYVKEMGYTHIELIGIAEHPFDGSWGYQVTGYYAPTARYGTPEDFAYMINYLHKNKIGVILDWVPAHFPRDAHGLANFDGTPTFEYADPKKGEHPDWGTKIFDYSKNEVKNFLIANALFWLEYFHVDGLRVDAVASMLYLDYGKQSGQWVPNKYGGNENLEAIEFFKHLNSCVLGRNPGAMMIAEESTAWPKVTGKPEDDGLGFSMKWNMGWMHDFTEYMKLDPYFRKGCHYQMTFASSYAYSEKYILVLSHDEVVHLKCSMLNKMPGLGFDKFANLKVGYAFMIGHPGKKLLFMGQDFAQLREWSEERELDWYLLSEENHQYLQNFTKDLFRLYHKNKALYELDTVPEGFEWVNADDKDRSIFSFIRHSKDNKKNLLFVCNFTPMAREDYRVGVPRGKQYKLILNSDDKKYGGSGAERPLVYKAKKKECDGRPYSFAYSLPPYGVAVFEF, via the coding sequence ATGGCAAAACAGATAAAGAAAAAAGCATTTGAAATTGGGGAACTTGATCAATATTTGTTTGGTCAGGGAACACATTATGAGATTTATAAGAAAATGGGAGCCCATAAGGTAAAGAGCGGAAGAAAGACTGGTGTTTATTTTGCAGTATGGGCGCCGCATGCAAAACGCGTTTCTGTTGTGGGAGATTTTAATGACTGGGATACGACAGCAGACATTATGACAAGGGAGGAACCACTTGGAATTTATACGCTTTTTATTCCCGGAGTAGAAGAGGGAATGTTGTATAAATATTGCATTGAGACGCAGAATGGGGATTTGTTGTTTAAAGCAGATCCATTTGCCAATTATGCGGAGATGCGTCCGGGAACAGCATCTCGTGTAACGGATATTTCCAATTTAAAATGGACTGATAATACATGGATGGAGAATCGTAAGACATGGAACCAGGATGAGACTCCAGTTTCCATCTATGAAGTACATATCGGTTCCTGGCGGAGAAGACCGGGAGCGGAAGATGAGGGATTCTATAATTACAGACAGTTTGCCCGTGAGATTACAGAGTATGTGAAAGAGATGGGCTATACTCACATTGAGCTGATTGGGATTGCAGAGCATCCGTTTGACGGTTCCTGGGGATATCAGGTAACAGGCTATTATGCGCCGACTGCGCGCTACGGAACACCGGAAGATTTTGCATATATGATTAATTATCTTCATAAGAACAAAATCGGAGTGATTCTTGACTGGGTTCCGGCACATTTCCCAAGAGATGCACATGGACTTGCAAACTTTGACGGAACACCGACATTTGAATATGCAGATCCGAAGAAGGGAGAACATCCGGACTGGGGAACAAAGATATTCGATTACAGTAAGAATGAAGTAAAGAACTTTTTGATTGCCAATGCATTGTTTTGGCTTGAATATTTTCATGTAGATGGTTTGCGGGTAGATGCCGTTGCATCTATGCTTTATCTTGATTATGGAAAACAGAGCGGGCAATGGGTACCGAACAAGTATGGCGGTAATGAGAATTTAGAGGCGATTGAGTTCTTCAAACATCTAAATTCCTGCGTACTTGGACGTAATCCGGGAGCTATGATGATCGCGGAAGAATCAACAGCCTGGCCGAAGGTAACCGGGAAACCGGAAGATGACGGATTAGGATTTAGTATGAAGTGGAATATGGGATGGATGCATGATTTTACAGAATATATGAAGCTGGACCCGTATTTCAGGAAGGGCTGTCATTATCAGATGACGTTTGCCTCAAGCTATGCATACAGTGAGAAATATATTCTTGTGTTATCCCATGACGAAGTAGTGCATTTGAAATGCTCCATGCTGAATAAGATGCCGGGACTTGGATTTGATAAGTTTGCAAACCTAAAAGTAGGGTATGCATTTATGATTGGACATCCGGGCAAAAAGCTTTTGTTTATGGGACAGGATTTTGCTCAGCTTCGCGAATGGAGTGAGGAGCGGGAACTGGACTGGTATCTGCTGAGCGAGGAGAACCATCAATATCTGCAGAATTTCACGAAGGATCTGTTCCGTCTGTATCATAAGAACAAAGCACTATATGAACTTGATACAGTTCCGGAAGGATTTGAATGGGTAAATGCAGATGATAAGGACAGAAGTATTTTCAGTTTCATCAGACATTCTAAGGATAATAAGAAAAATCTTTTGTTCGTATGCAATTTTACTCCAATGGCACGCGAAGACTATCGCGTAGGTGTTCCGCGAGGAAAACAATACAAATTGATTCTTAACAGTGATGATAAGAAGTACGGCGGAAGCGGAGCAGAGAGACCGCTTGTGTATAAGGCAAAGAAGAAAGAATGTGATGGAAGACCATATTCTTTTGCGTATTCTCTGCCGCCGTATGGAGTTGCCGTATTTGAATTTTAG
- the trmB gene encoding tRNA (guanosine(46)-N7)-methyltransferase TrmB, producing MRLRNIPRADEVILNHPIAIKNETANRGTWSSVFQNNHPIHIEIGMGKGQFILTLAKQNPEINYIGIERYSSVLLRALEKYDSEEFCHLTNIRFICMDAGDIQDVFSPEEIGRIYLNFSDPWPKARHAKRRLTSVNFLTKYAPVLNKDGILEFKTDNRPLFDFSLEQIPEAGWTLLGHTFDLHNDPTMNEGNVMTEYEAKFSALGNPIHKLIAKP from the coding sequence ATGAGACTTCGTAATATTCCGCGTGCGGATGAAGTAATTTTGAATCATCCAATCGCAATAAAAAATGAAACTGCCAACCGTGGAACATGGTCTTCTGTTTTCCAGAACAATCATCCGATCCACATCGAAATCGGCATGGGAAAAGGACAATTTATTCTTACACTCGCAAAACAGAATCCCGAAATCAACTACATCGGAATTGAGCGCTATTCCAGTGTGTTGCTGCGCGCACTCGAGAAATATGATTCTGAAGAATTCTGTCATCTGACCAACATTCGTTTCATTTGTATGGATGCCGGGGATATTCAGGATGTATTTTCCCCGGAAGAAATCGGACGCATTTATCTGAACTTTTCTGATCCATGGCCAAAAGCACGCCATGCCAAACGCCGTCTGACTTCCGTTAATTTTCTTACAAAATATGCCCCGGTTCTAAACAAAGATGGCATTCTGGAATTCAAAACAGATAATCGTCCACTCTTTGACTTCTCGCTTGAACAGATTCCCGAAGCAGGATGGACATTACTCGGCCACACCTTTGACCTTCATAACGATCCTACCATGAATGAAGGAAATGTCATGACAGAATACGAGGCCAAATTCTCTGCCCTTGGCAATCCAATTCACAAATTAATTGCAAAACCTTAA